In Candidatus Hydrogenedentota bacterium, the sequence GCGGCCTTTGTACATCTCCGCCGACTTCACCCAGGACTGTTCCTTGAGCTTCTTGCCGGCCGCTTCGGGGGAGTCCACGAGCACATCCACCTGGGACTGGTCGTACGAAAGCAGGTTCTCGACCTCTTCGCAGGATACGAGTTTACCCTGGTTGATGACGCCGACGCGGTCGCAGAGGGCCTCGACTTCCGCCAACTGGTGGCTTGAGAACAGGATGGTGACTTTGGCTTCGTCGGCAAGGAATCGTAATAGGTGCAGGATTTCCTGGGTGGACTCGGGGTCGAGGCCGGCGGTCGGTTCGTCGAGGATGAGCAGTTCGGGTTCGGCGAGCAGGGCTTGGGCGATACCGAGCCGCTGGCGCATTCCGTGGGACAGGGTGCCGACGTGGCGGCCTGCGTACTTAAGAAGTCCCACTCTATCGAGGGCACGATCTATGTTCACGTCCTTATCGCCAAGCATGGCAAGAAGTTGCAAATTTCGGCGAACGGAAAGGTGGTTGTAGAACGCGGGGCGTTCGGTCAGGACACCGACGCGGGCCATGACGTCGATAAAATGGTCGTGCAGGTCCCGCCCAAACAGCGACACCGACCCGGACATGGGCGCGACAAGCCCGCAGAGCATATACAGCGTGGTGCTCTTCCCTGCTCCGTTCGGCCCCAGGAGGCCAAACACCTCGCCCTCGTTGACGCTCAACGACAGGCCATCCACCGCTGTTACCGCCCCGTAACGTTTCACAAGCTTTTCAGCCTGGAGACAGACTGGCATAGGGGAAATGGTAGCAAGAAACGGCAGGCCGGTTTCAACTGGGAACGGACATCGGGTTCCGGGTCTCGGGTTTCGGGTTCCGCAGACGATGATGATCGAGTTTGCCGGGAAGGGACCCCGGCGGGTGTCGGTCGTCGGCATTCGGGTTTGGGCCGAGTAAACAAGAGGGATAATTTGAACGGTGCTTTGCGTCTTTCGTGCGGATCGAATGGGCGCGGCTCCAAACTGGAGGCGGCCCACGCTGACGCTGTTGAGGTCAGACCGGCGCGGTATCTGTCGGGAGTGCGGGATCAACCCGGTCTGTTGAGCGGGTTCCGATGGCGGTTACTTCGGGCGCGGGCGGCCCACGTGGGCACAGATGGCGTCGAACAGGTCGGAGACCTGGGGGCAGCCGTAGTCCGCGAAGTTTTTCGGGTTTGCCCAGAATTCTTTCAGGCGGCCGCGGCCTTCGCGTTCGTACATGACGATCTTGAGCATCATCTGCGCCTTGTCAAGGCCGCGTACGAGACGGGCCTCGGGCGATTGCGGGGCGATGAGATCGCGATTGAATTCGGCGTATTTCGCGGGAAAGCCCTGCATGAGCTTCTCGAGTATGGCCTGCTCCGCACGGTCCTTGGCATCGCCGAGGTAGCCGTCGCCCGCAGGCATGGGGATGTCCATTAGAATCGCCTCGGGCAGGTCGTGGATGAGCGCCATGGTGAGGGCGCGCTCGCGGTCGAACTGGCCGGGGTACTCATCGACAAACAGCAGTGTGAGCACGGCGACGAAGTGGCTGTGGGCCGCGACGGACTCCGGTTCGGTTACGCCACGGAGCACGAACCCCGCCCGCGAAATGCGGTCAAGCGGGTGAATCTCTTCAAAGAGCCGTAGTACGCGTTGTTCGAAGGCGCCCATGGCCGCAGAGTATGCCAGATTGAGGTGTCAGGAGTCAGGAGCCAGAAGTCAGAAGCCAGGAGCCAGGAGTCAGGAGTCAGAAGTCAGAAGTCAGGAGTCAGGAGTCAGGAGTCAGGAGGAAGAAGGAAGAAGGAAGAAGGAACCACAACTTGATTTGACGAGAGTCAGGGTCCACGACTCTCTCGCGCGAACGCTCGATCGTCATTCCGCGTCGCGGAAGACGGTATCGGGTGAAAATGCAGGCACACACACGGCGACATATTCGGCGCCGTCGTCGCCGGGCGTGCTGTAACGGACCCATTCGCCGGGCATGGTAATGATGGCCTGGCCCGCGAACACGTCGAATGGGTCGCCGAGTTCGTGCTCGACGTGCAGCAGGCCTTTGAGGACCAAGGTGTATTCGGTGAACTCAGGGCGCTGGCCGGGTTCGATCCATCCGGTGGGGCTCTTCATGTGCGCGATGCTGACGCCGGTAGTACCGGTAGTAACCCGGCCCACGAATTCGCAGATCTGTTTTGGTTTGTTTCCGACGGCCTGGACGATCGTCGGCTGGGCGATGAGTTGCGGCATGTTCCCCCCTCCACAGTGCCGAAACCTCCCCGGCGCTGCGTCCATCTCACGGCAATCGATTTGTTAAGGAACCTGGCGGGCGAGCGGATTCACGATGCGCCACACGCTTGGCACCGCCAGTAGTCCAAGAACCGCCCCAGGCAATAATACACCAGGCGCATCGAGAATCCAGTGTGTGAGCGGCAAGCGCGCCATGAACATGTCGGCGACGTGCAACGCGGCGTGGCCCGTGGCCCACATGGCCTGCGCTACGATAACAGGCCAGCATTGCCGCAGGTTGAACGCGCACCAAATGAACCCGGCGCCGGAAATGAAGTACGCCAATCCGATATCGCGCACGAAATGGCCGTTGTACAGGCCGGTGTTGGTCACGCCGGGAATGCTGTCGTACCACCCGGGGGCGTACAGTATCATCCACCCGCCATTCGCTATGCTCAGCGCTCCGAGTATGCAGAACACAATTCCGATGATGCGCATGGGTGTTGCCTCCCGTTCGATGAATTGGGCGTATACGGGGCCTATGCAGGGCGCTCGGGTCAGTCCGAAGGCGCCGCCTTTTTAATCCAGGCATCGTGCAGGCTGACCAATTCCCGCACCACATCCGGGTGCGCACCAGCACAGTTCTTTTGTTCGCAAATGTCGTCGCGCAGATTGACAAGAAAGAGTTCACCGGCAATTGGAGGCGCGTCGCGCAGTCCGGTGTCCTGAGGTTTGAAGAGCAGTTTCCAGTCGCCTTTTCGAACTGCCCAGCGCGCGTTTTCACCCGTGCCGACGTACCAGTGGAGTACATTGTGCGGCGACCGTGCTTCGG encodes:
- a CDS encoding ABC transporter ATP-binding protein, with protein sequence MKRYGAVTAVDGLSLSVNEGEVFGLLGPNGAGKSTTLYMLCGLVAPMSGSVSLFGRDLHDHFIDVMARVGVLTERPAFYNHLSVRRNLQLLAMLGDKDVNIDRALDRVGLLKYAGRHVGTLSHGMRQRLGIAQALLAEPELLILDEPTAGLDPESTQEILHLLRFLADEAKVTILFSSHQLAEVEALCDRVGVINQGKLVSCEEVENLLSYDQSQVDVLVDSPEAAGKKLKEQSWVKSAEMYKGRVRVVLNGGSVHQLTAFLVSGGYKLSGIMPRQRTLQEYFLKVLNR
- a CDS encoding HD family hydrolase is translated as MGAFEQRVLRLFEEIHPLDRISRAGFVLRGVTEPESVAAHSHFVAVLTLLFVDEYPGQFDRERALTMALIHDLPEAILMDIPMPAGDGYLGDAKDRAEQAILEKLMQGFPAKYAEFNRDLIAPQSPEARLVRGLDKAQMMLKIVMYEREGRGRLKEFWANPKNFADYGCPQVSDLFDAICAHVGRPRPK
- a CDS encoding cupin, giving the protein MPQLIAQPTIVQAVGNKPKQICEFVGRVTTGTTGVSIAHMKSPTGWIEPGQRPEFTEYTLVLKGLLHVEHELGDPFDVFAGQAIITMPGEWVRYSTPGDDGAEYVAVCVPAFSPDTVFRDAE